One Candidatus Hydrogenedentota bacterium genomic region harbors:
- a CDS encoding flagellin FliC, with product MGVRINSNIPALKANREARNANNLVETSLRRLSGGLRIDRAADDAAGLAIADRFNALARQSQVEIGNLQSGVSAAQVADGGLSGQQDVAQRLRELAVQASNGTLSDADRAAINTEARQLIEQIGDIGEGTEFNGAQLLNGSTPVINVGAGGVQVTLPESTPASLGINGVDLSTQVGAQAALGTIDTALNRIDQNRASLGAQQNRFENAINQREIQGLNARDSESRIRDLDIALGVMERTRGQLRQQSGLAALAQSNVTPQSALRLLGG from the coding sequence ATGGGAGTGCGCATCAATTCGAACATTCCGGCGCTTAAGGCGAACCGAGAGGCGCGCAACGCCAATAATCTGGTCGAAACGTCGTTGCGACGGTTGTCGGGCGGCTTGCGCATCGACCGGGCCGCCGACGATGCCGCGGGTCTGGCGATTGCGGACCGGTTCAACGCGTTAGCACGGCAATCGCAGGTCGAGATCGGCAATTTGCAGAGCGGCGTAAGCGCCGCGCAGGTCGCGGACGGGGGCCTCTCGGGGCAGCAGGACGTGGCGCAGCGTCTGCGCGAACTTGCGGTTCAGGCCTCGAATGGAACGTTGAGCGACGCGGACCGCGCGGCAATCAATACGGAAGCGCGGCAATTAATCGAGCAGATCGGTGATATCGGCGAAGGCACGGAGTTTAATGGCGCCCAATTGCTCAACGGAAGCACACCCGTGATCAATGTGGGCGCGGGCGGCGTCCAGGTCACGCTGCCAGAGTCGACGCCCGCGTCGCTGGGCATCAACGGCGTCGACTTGAGCACGCAGGTCGGCGCGCAAGCGGCTCTTGGAACGATAGACACGGCTCTGAACCGCATCGACCAGAATCGCGCGAGTCTGGGCGCGCAGCAGAACCGGTTTGAAAATGCGATAAATCAGCGCGAGATTCAGGGGCTGAACGCGCGCGATTCGGAATCGCGTATCCGCGACTTGGATATTGCCCTTGGTGTCATGGAAAGGACGCGCGGACAGTTGCGGCAGCAAAGCGGCCTTGCCGCACTGGCGCAGAGCAACGTGACGCCGCAGTCGGCGCTGCGTCTCCTCGGCGGTTGA
- a CDS encoding metallophosphoesterase family protein codes for MEEAGGGTGHSDEARERLWRKRLEIERRYQMLEGDEDAFYSKRKALSVWSVRAVLQTVGLYERGMRNAMQPSLKRLDFRFANLPGPLDGLRILHLSDFHFRERAPELAGAVAACLRGVEADVCCMTGDFRFGYYGPSSHVWEQLAVVLDGVSVGLGCYAVLGNHDVSVLREGLADLGVRLLVNAGTAIEVNGAEVWIAGIDDPHDFQCASVPHAMMGAPAGAFRVLLAHTPQVVHEARAHGVSLYLCGHTHGGQVRFPLIGAVLTNAPGVPRQCLMGPWHLNGMQGHTSAGLGTTDLPVRYNCPPEAALITLRSGAPA; via the coding sequence ATGGAAGAAGCCGGCGGCGGAACGGGGCATTCGGACGAAGCGCGGGAAAGACTGTGGCGCAAGCGGCTCGAGATCGAGCGGCGGTACCAGATGCTCGAAGGCGATGAAGACGCCTTCTACAGCAAGCGCAAAGCCCTGTCGGTCTGGTCCGTGAGGGCCGTGCTGCAGACAGTGGGCCTTTACGAGCGCGGGATGCGCAATGCGATGCAGCCCTCGTTGAAACGGCTCGATTTCCGCTTCGCGAATCTGCCCGGCCCGCTTGATGGGTTGCGTATCCTGCACCTCTCCGATTTTCACTTCCGCGAACGCGCCCCGGAATTGGCGGGCGCGGTGGCCGCGTGCTTGCGCGGAGTCGAGGCGGACGTGTGTTGCATGACCGGCGATTTCCGGTTCGGATATTACGGCCCGTCCTCCCATGTGTGGGAGCAGCTTGCCGTCGTGCTGGACGGCGTTTCGGTGGGGCTGGGTTGTTACGCGGTATTGGGCAATCATGACGTGAGCGTGCTTCGGGAGGGCCTTGCGGATCTGGGCGTGCGCCTCCTGGTGAACGCTGGAACCGCGATTGAGGTCAACGGCGCCGAAGTCTGGATTGCAGGGATTGACGACCCGCATGATTTCCAGTGCGCCAGTGTGCCCCATGCCATGATGGGCGCGCCGGCGGGTGCCTTCCGCGTCCTGCTCGCGCACACGCCGCAGGTCGTGCATGAAGCCCGCGCACATGGCGTATCCCTGTACTTGTGCGGCCACACGCACGGCGGCCAGGTCCGTTTCCCCTTGATTGGCGCGGTGCTGACCAACGCGCCCGGAGTGCCCCGGCAGTGCCTGATGGGCCCATGGCATCTGAACGGCATGCAAGGACACACTTCCGCCGGACTCGGTACGACTGACCTGCCCGTGCGCTACAATTGCCCGCCTGAGGCCGCGCTGATTACTCTTCGGAGCGGCGCGCCGGCGTGA
- a CDS encoding aldolase catalytic domain-containing protein gives MYRPQIKVVDCTIRDGGLMNNWEFPRELVRDLFHKLAEAGIDYVELGYRVDKKMFPPANHGAWRYCDEADLRDVAFACDTKISIMCDVGRTDYDAFLPRSESIVNTVRVATYVKDIDKAIHLINHVKGLGYEVTCNIMAVSTNLEPDLDEALRQLAETNVDVVYLVDSYGYFYSEQVHYLAEKYRNMLHGKELGIHCHNNQQLAFANTVEGIIKGINWVDGSIFGMGRAAGNCPTELLLGFLKNPKFRLGPVLELIEKYFFKMKDESRWGYELPYMITGILNKHPRTGLAFMKDVIEGKQQKSIVDFYNMHMIPDGVD, from the coding sequence ATGTATCGCCCGCAAATCAAGGTAGTTGACTGTACCATCCGCGACGGCGGCCTGATGAACAACTGGGAGTTCCCGCGCGAGCTCGTGCGCGATCTCTTTCACAAGCTCGCCGAGGCAGGCATAGATTACGTGGAACTCGGCTATCGCGTGGACAAGAAGATGTTTCCGCCCGCGAATCACGGTGCCTGGCGGTATTGCGATGAGGCGGACCTGCGCGACGTGGCCTTTGCATGCGATACGAAGATTTCGATCATGTGCGACGTGGGACGCACGGACTATGACGCGTTCCTTCCGCGCAGCGAGTCAATCGTCAACACGGTCCGGGTCGCGACCTATGTCAAGGACATCGACAAGGCAATTCATCTCATCAACCACGTCAAGGGACTGGGTTACGAGGTGACGTGCAACATCATGGCGGTTTCGACCAACCTGGAACCGGACCTGGACGAGGCGCTGCGCCAATTGGCCGAGACAAACGTCGATGTGGTGTACCTGGTGGACAGCTACGGCTACTTCTATTCCGAACAGGTCCATTATCTGGCCGAAAAGTACAGGAATATGCTGCATGGCAAGGAACTGGGCATCCATTGCCACAACAACCAGCAATTGGCGTTTGCAAACACGGTCGAAGGGATTATTAAGGGTATCAACTGGGTAGACGGTTCTATCTTTGGCATGGGCCGCGCGGCAGGCAACTGCCCCACGGAACTACTGCTCGGCTTTTTGAAGAACCCGAAGTTCAGACTTGGGCCCGTACTCGAACTCATCGAGAAGTACTTCTTCAAGATGAAGGATGAAAGCCGCTGGGGATACGAACTGCCCTACATGATCACCGGCATCTTGAACAAACATCCGCGTACGGGTCTCGCCTTCATGAAGGACGTCATCGAAGGCAAACAGCAGAAAAGCATCGTTGATTTCTACAACATGCACATGATCCCCGACGGCGTCGATTGA
- a CDS encoding M28 family peptidase, whose protein sequence is MHASGKIAVKVILVLGLLAFAGLYFASVALKHGLQPDARERVILTRSLSPFDHRRAMRDLETMLAFGPRPSNSDANASVRRWLSSQLRAAGFPVREHAFEADTPQGHISMTNLIAASRGGRPGATAIITHYDTMPVTDFVFIGANASGAGAVWLLEMARAIGPECKGRSLWYIWCDGHEWPDGKGRDGLYGSRALVADLEARGELGQLAAAIAVSRIGDYYLGIAQDPAAPAWLRELVWDVARDQGHGQHFRAAAYAFRDDHIPFRDAGIPCLALIDFSFGGSRLEHDRYWRTAGDTQDRVCGESLQAVADVLYHALPSIDGRPEAGPEG, encoded by the coding sequence ATGCATGCTTCAGGCAAGATTGCGGTCAAGGTTATTCTCGTCCTGGGCCTTCTGGCTTTTGCCGGGCTCTACTTCGCGTCCGTTGCTTTGAAACATGGATTGCAGCCCGACGCGCGCGAGCGTGTGATTCTGACACGGTCCCTGAGTCCATTTGATCATCGTCGCGCCATGCGCGACCTCGAGACGATGCTCGCGTTCGGACCGCGCCCTTCCAATTCAGATGCAAACGCGTCCGTCCGGCGCTGGCTGAGCAGCCAACTGCGCGCAGCGGGCTTCCCGGTGCGGGAGCACGCTTTCGAAGCAGATACACCGCAGGGGCACATATCCATGACGAACCTCATCGCAGCCTCTCGTGGCGGGCGGCCTGGGGCGACTGCGATAATTACGCATTATGACACGATGCCGGTCACTGACTTTGTTTTCATCGGCGCGAATGCAAGCGGGGCAGGCGCGGTTTGGCTGTTGGAAATGGCGCGAGCCATAGGCCCGGAGTGCAAGGGCCGTTCGCTCTGGTATATCTGGTGCGATGGTCATGAGTGGCCAGACGGCAAAGGCCGGGATGGGTTGTACGGCAGCCGCGCGCTGGTGGCAGATCTTGAGGCACGCGGCGAACTTGGCCAGCTGGCCGCGGCGATAGCCGTGTCGCGCATTGGCGATTATTACCTCGGGATCGCGCAGGACCCCGCCGCACCGGCATGGCTGCGGGAACTGGTGTGGGACGTGGCCCGGGACCAAGGGCACGGGCAACACTTCAGGGCCGCGGCCTACGCGTTCCGCGATGACCACATTCCATTCCGCGACGCAGGGATCCCGTGCCTGGCGCTAATTGACTTCAGTTTCGGCGGGTCGCGGCTCGAACACGACCGTTACTGGCGCACGGCGGGGGATACGCAGGACCGCGTATGCGGCGAGAGTTTGCAGGCTGTCGCCGACGTTCTATATCATGCACTACCATCTATTGACGGCCGGCCTGAGGCCGGCCCCGAAGGGTAA
- a CDS encoding GAF domain-containing protein, with protein MSIRYHGDTTWLHDASLDETKKIVEALYRVHRLISVITDLNSLLAQIMLESRAVAHAEACSLMLYDEAKEELYFQVALGDKGDQHALIRDVRLKLGQGIAGATAATRQSISVPNAQADPRFYREADEASHFTTHSLLAVPMMDREKLIGVIEVVNKIGEPAFTTADLHVMEMFSTLAASAIVNAQLIEAGLRKERLAAIGQAVAGMSHHTKNILTSMSGATDLIEQALHEKNYAMLERTWPIVKRSTKRISNVVQDMLTYSKAREPRREPCDLAALIEEVRQSFAELFVQRKVEIAIDTAFLTGPVPVDGQALHRCLFNLLTNAADAVPAQDGRITITARATPDGGAVLDIGDNGPGVPMEVRDSIFEPFFSTKGSRGTGLGLAVSRKIAREHGGDLTLEDQPGGGALFRITVPGRAEKPVNPVVAG; from the coding sequence ATGTCCATTAGGTACCACGGGGACACGACGTGGCTTCACGATGCTTCCCTGGATGAAACGAAGAAGATCGTTGAAGCTCTCTACCGCGTACACCGGCTTATTTCGGTCATCACGGACTTGAATTCGCTTCTGGCGCAGATCATGCTCGAGAGCCGCGCGGTCGCGCATGCGGAAGCCTGTTCGCTCATGCTGTATGACGAGGCGAAGGAGGAACTGTATTTTCAGGTCGCACTCGGCGACAAGGGCGACCAGCACGCGCTGATCCGGGATGTCCGATTGAAACTGGGGCAAGGTATTGCGGGCGCAACCGCCGCGACGCGCCAGTCTATCAGTGTGCCCAATGCGCAAGCCGACCCGCGTTTTTACCGCGAGGCCGATGAGGCAAGTCACTTCACCACCCACAGCCTGCTAGCCGTGCCCATGATGGACCGGGAGAAGCTGATCGGCGTCATAGAGGTCGTGAACAAGATCGGCGAACCTGCCTTTACGACCGCGGACCTGCATGTTATGGAGATGTTCTCCACGCTGGCGGCATCGGCTATCGTGAATGCGCAGTTGATCGAAGCTGGACTGCGCAAGGAGCGTCTCGCGGCTATCGGTCAGGCGGTGGCGGGCATGTCGCACCACACCAAGAACATCCTGACCAGCATGAGCGGGGCAACCGACCTTATCGAGCAGGCGCTGCATGAGAAGAACTACGCCATGCTCGAGCGCACGTGGCCGATCGTGAAGCGCAGCACCAAGCGGATTTCGAACGTGGTACAGGACATGCTCACGTATTCGAAGGCGCGCGAGCCCCGCCGCGAGCCCTGCGACCTCGCGGCGCTTATCGAGGAAGTGCGGCAAAGCTTTGCCGAGTTGTTCGTCCAGCGGAAGGTCGAGATTGCCATAGACACGGCTTTTCTCACGGGTCCCGTCCCCGTAGACGGGCAGGCGCTTCACCGGTGCCTGTTCAACTTATTGACGAACGCGGCGGACGCGGTGCCCGCACAAGACGGCAGGATCACCATTACGGCGCGCGCCACGCCTGACGGTGGCGCGGTGCTTGACATTGGAGACAACGGCCCGGGCGTGCCGATGGAGGTGCGCGACAGCATCTTCGAGCCGTTCTTCTCGACTAAGGGGTCGCGGGGCACGGGCCTGGGGCTTGCGGTAAGCCGCAAGATTGCGCGGGAACACGGGGGTGACCTGACGCTTGAGGATCAGCCCGGCGGGGGGGCGCTTTTTCGCATTACGGTGCCGGGCCGCGCAGAGAAACCGGTCAATCCAGTGGTTGCGGGCTGA
- a CDS encoding tetratricopeptide repeat protein, which produces MTDLQELTQYVEENPNDHEKRWLLAKKLYNACEYRLALEHLQVLRNEWREKLHVVRYSAATYYRLGRYEEALRDLEYGVATWPNEIGLREQEARVLETAGRREEAARAWDEVLKLDPKHSVAESAVKRLHEKPAKTPTFDLNLVGTDSGINLHPGQTCPNCGAQNTLEAELCWQCKAPIFSVRASRAGMRAQTPGQPLVDPQTLRLAAGIGVGVLLLAAFALGFRSLVMTPDESGDALMSFYQYELAGSRLATGIVLVLVWPLVLHLALYLLNNMTVSFGAINLTGLFLAGLTFLGSCISAAALIPVLVLAAVLSLFLFLGLLRWKVGQALMVWGLQLVIVPVVAVFSFAAAEYIRAGAPFNPVTELPAVIAYARYDDAGLGLECQRTLTERLPADHMITWSRSGSVWLDHYGSTATITIVPQSGAGGLVFDFLDDKGSTMGFDTDISRTYTKTYRIEPGKRYRVKISGPEAAVAEVSIRGLLRHRLD; this is translated from the coding sequence ATGACGGACCTGCAAGAACTGACCCAGTATGTGGAAGAGAATCCGAATGACCACGAGAAACGGTGGCTCCTGGCCAAGAAGTTGTACAACGCCTGTGAGTACCGTCTGGCGTTGGAACATCTGCAAGTGTTACGCAATGAATGGCGGGAGAAGCTGCATGTCGTCCGGTACAGCGCGGCGACCTACTACAGATTGGGCCGTTACGAAGAGGCGTTGCGGGACCTCGAGTACGGAGTTGCGACCTGGCCAAATGAAATAGGGCTGCGCGAGCAGGAGGCGCGGGTGCTCGAGACGGCCGGCAGGCGCGAGGAGGCAGCGCGGGCCTGGGATGAAGTCCTCAAACTCGACCCGAAGCATTCCGTCGCGGAGAGCGCCGTGAAACGGCTGCACGAGAAACCGGCAAAAACCCCCACCTTTGATTTGAATCTGGTCGGCACGGACAGCGGCATCAATCTGCATCCGGGCCAGACATGCCCGAACTGCGGCGCGCAGAATACGCTGGAGGCGGAATTGTGCTGGCAGTGCAAGGCCCCTATCTTCTCGGTGCGCGCGTCACGTGCCGGCATGCGCGCCCAGACCCCTGGACAACCGCTCGTTGATCCGCAGACGCTGCGCCTGGCAGCGGGCATTGGCGTAGGTGTGTTGCTGTTGGCGGCATTTGCGCTCGGGTTCCGCTCGCTTGTCATGACGCCGGACGAGTCCGGGGACGCCCTGATGTCGTTTTACCAGTATGAGTTGGCGGGAAGCCGCCTCGCGACCGGAATCGTGCTTGTGCTGGTATGGCCGTTGGTCCTTCATCTGGCGCTTTACCTGCTCAACAACATGACGGTTTCTTTCGGCGCGATCAATCTGACCGGGCTGTTCCTGGCAGGCCTGACGTTCCTCGGCTCGTGCATATCCGCGGCTGCATTGATTCCGGTGCTTGTGCTCGCGGCTGTCCTTTCCCTCTTCTTATTTCTCGGTTTGTTGCGATGGAAAGTGGGGCAGGCGCTCATGGTCTGGGGACTGCAGCTCGTGATTGTGCCCGTGGTGGCTGTCTTTTCGTTTGCCGCAGCCGAATACATCCGCGCGGGCGCGCCATTCAATCCCGTCACCGAACTCCCGGCGGTCATCGCATACGCCCGCTACGACGACGCGGGTCTAGGCCTGGAATGTCAGCGGACGTTGACCGAAAGACTGCCCGCGGACCACATGATTACCTGGTCGCGGAGCGGTTCAGTATGGCTTGATCACTATGGGAGTACGGCAACTATCACTATTGTGCCGCAGTCGGGTGCGGGGGGGCTTGTTTTCGATTTTCTCGATGACAAGGGCAGTACCATGGGCTTTGACACGGACATCAGTCGAACCTACACCAAGACCTACCGGATCGAACCCGGCAAGCGCTATCGGGTCAAGATTAGCGGTCCTGAAGCAGCCGTGGCCGAAGTAAGCATCAGAGGACTGCTCCGGCACAGACTAGATTGA
- a CDS encoding O-antigen ligase family protein has translation MTQDTGEPVCESQRESAAEDKAAPEDWGTAFQGALPEFVLPEAWPRRIGDLWCGGMLCLTVVAVTLAHSYRVVTYAHAKEFVLSAGVAISALGLLFRGGLSWRGARALLPLWFCLLVAVVLALGPLFARLPWRVVEEATRLAVLLAAALAAYDLTEQRAWRARLRMALETSAVLAAALGLVQYLRLAPHWFPVFEGNDQRVYSVFANQDLFGGYMAFGLALMFPRLLGEGKTGSRAPWRPALRLSAFSLVSVALLLSASRSAWLAAAVGMAAGCPWRQLRPARAAIVLPFSAGIIAVTVCLAPERTIDRMTSTFGPEDDGGNLRLWFWDGAVRMFRAAPVAGVGLGNYAYWSPYYQGKALDAPGGERYAHNGLHTTDAHCEPVQLLAETGLAGFACCAWMFARLLRRRGAEWGGLAALLAFAFFNAGFHSAPHALAALLLACILLARGRYTRLHERDSGALAMTVFTLAAALFAATCWTGTLPSWRLAAAENVHVRGGDSVKLYEHVLAHPWPNPEAREEYGMALWENGAAKEAHIQFLLAMEGLDTARLHLQLGRSAVELGDLDGAVRAFEACLWRWPSNAEAWQWLYALTTPERRTALEEHARRWRIPVAAAGPGSI, from the coding sequence GTGACACAAGACACCGGAGAACCCGTCTGCGAATCACAGCGCGAGTCTGCCGCCGAAGACAAGGCTGCGCCCGAGGATTGGGGCACGGCCTTTCAGGGGGCCTTGCCCGAGTTCGTGCTGCCAGAAGCCTGGCCGCGCCGCATTGGCGACCTGTGGTGCGGCGGTATGCTATGTCTGACAGTCGTGGCGGTAACGCTCGCTCACTCCTATCGCGTCGTCACCTACGCACACGCGAAGGAGTTCGTGCTCAGCGCGGGTGTGGCCATTTCCGCGCTCGGCCTGCTGTTCCGCGGCGGCCTTTCCTGGCGCGGGGCGCGCGCCTTGCTCCCCTTGTGGTTCTGTCTGCTTGTCGCTGTCGTCCTGGCCCTTGGTCCCCTCTTCGCCCGTCTGCCTTGGCGCGTGGTCGAGGAAGCCACACGTCTCGCCGTACTGCTCGCGGCAGCCCTGGCCGCCTACGACCTCACGGAGCAACGCGCATGGCGCGCCCGTTTGCGTATGGCCCTTGAAACAAGCGCCGTCCTCGCCGCGGCCTTGGGTCTCGTCCAGTACTTGCGCCTCGCGCCACACTGGTTTCCCGTCTTCGAAGGCAATGACCAGCGCGTGTATTCCGTTTTTGCCAATCAGGACCTGTTCGGCGGCTACATGGCTTTCGGGCTCGCCCTGATGTTCCCGCGCCTGCTCGGCGAGGGCAAGACCGGGTCTCGCGCTCCTTGGAGACCGGCCCTTCGCCTGTCCGCCTTCTCGCTGGTGTCGGTTGCACTGCTGCTGTCCGCTTCCCGCAGCGCATGGCTTGCCGCCGCGGTGGGTATGGCCGCCGGTTGCCCGTGGCGGCAACTGCGGCCCGCGCGCGCCGCGATCGTCCTCCCGTTCTCCGCTGGTATCATCGCGGTCACGGTCTGCCTGGCGCCGGAACGCACCATCGATCGCATGACAAGCACGTTCGGCCCGGAAGACGACGGCGGCAACCTCCGCCTCTGGTTCTGGGACGGGGCCGTCCGCATGTTTCGCGCTGCCCCCGTGGCCGGAGTAGGTCTGGGCAACTATGCCTACTGGAGCCCCTATTACCAGGGGAAGGCACTGGATGCCCCCGGCGGCGAGCGTTATGCGCACAACGGCCTGCACACGACGGACGCCCATTGCGAACCGGTCCAACTGCTCGCGGAGACGGGACTCGCCGGTTTCGCATGCTGCGCCTGGATGTTTGCGCGCCTGCTGCGTCGGCGCGGCGCCGAATGGGGCGGCCTTGCCGCGCTGCTTGCCTTCGCGTTCTTCAACGCCGGATTCCACAGCGCGCCTCACGCGCTGGCCGCGCTCCTGCTCGCGTGTATTCTGCTCGCACGCGGGCGCTACACGCGCCTTCACGAACGCGATTCCGGCGCGCTTGCCATGACGGTCTTCACGCTGGCCGCGGCCCTGTTCGCCGCGACCTGCTGGACCGGCACGCTGCCGAGCTGGCGGCTGGCCGCGGCGGAGAACGTGCATGTCCGGGGCGGCGATTCGGTGAAGCTCTATGAACACGTGCTGGCACACCCTTGGCCCAATCCGGAAGCGCGGGAAGAGTACGGCATGGCCCTGTGGGAGAATGGCGCCGCGAAGGAAGCGCATATTCAGTTCCTGTTAGCCATGGAAGGGCTCGACACGGCGCGCCTGCATCTGCAGCTGGGTCGCTCCGCCGTGGAACTCGGCGATCTCGATGGTGCGGTACGCGCATTCGAGGCGTGCCTGTGGCGCTGGCCCTCGAATGCTGAAGCGTGGCAATGGCTTTATGCGCTCACGACCCCGGAACGGCGCACCGCCCTTGAAGAGCATGCCCGGCGCTGGCGGATACCTGTCGCGGCGGCCGGCCCGGGTTCAATCTAG